In Gemmatimonadota bacterium, the genomic window CTCGGGGTCGACGATGTACAGGACGCAGGCGTCTTCGAGTCCGGCCTCGATGAACGTGCGCAGCATGGCCGTGCTGTCACCCGGCGAGCCGCCGCCCGTATTGTCGTTGCGGTCCGCCAGCACGGCCGGGTACAGGCCATCCTCGTGGACCCGCTCCAGCGTCTCCCTCGTCGACGGCATGGGGTAATGCCAGTCGGCCCGCCGGTCGTACAGCCAGGCGCCCAGTTCATCGGCATAGCGCTGGGCCATCTCCCGATCGTCGTCCGTCACGATATACACGGACGCCCCCATGTGGGGTATGTCCGCCAGCGGGAAACAGGTGGCGATCGATCCGCAGACGACCCCGGGCCTCGATTCGATTTCATGGAGGTAGTCGATCGCCTCCTTCATGGGCGAATGGGCCGTCACCTGGTTCATGCCCCAGGCCATGGGGATCTGGTGCAGTGCCATGGTGGGCCGCAAGCCCTCCTTCAGGATCCGTACGAGCACATCGGCGCATTCCCGCCCCCGGGGCGCCATGTCCACCTCGGGGTAGGACTCCCGGCCGATCAGCACGTCGGCCTGCTCGATCATCAGCGGCGTCATGTTGGAGTGGATATCGAGCTGCCCTACGATGGGCACGTCCCCGACGAGGTCCCGGACGGCGGAGAGGATGTACCCTTCGCCATCGTCGATGCCCTCGGCCACCATGGCGCCGTGCAGTTCGAGCAGCACGCCGTCTATGGGCCCCGCGTTGCGAAAACCCTCCAGCATCTCGTCGACGATCTCGTCGAAAAGCGCTCGCGGCGTGGGACCGCTAGGATGGGGTTCGGCCACGATCGTGGGGATCAGTTCGAACCCGTGTGCTTCCGCGCCTTCGATGAAGCCGCCCGTGGGTTTGTTCGCGCCCCTGAACGCCTTGAGAATGTCGGTGCCCCGCAGGCCGCCATACCGTTCCTGGTAATTCCTCCGGGTGGTTTCCACGGTCGTGAACGTGCTCGTCTCGTGGGCGATGATTCCGGTTACGACGCGCATTCGATTCCCTGTCGATTCAAGCCCGATATATACCGTAGACCAGGAGCAGCCAGCCGACGATGAACGCCACCCCGCCCAGTGGGGTCACGGCGCCCAGCCACCGGATGCCCGTGAAACTCAATACGTACAGGCTGCCGGAGAACAGCACCGTACCCGCGATGAACGACCATCCCGCCGCCGGCGGGATCGCACCCGGCCAGCGCGAAACCGCCCAGGCCGCGAAGAGCAGGCCGAAGGCGTGATACATCTGGTACCGGACGGCGGTCTCAAAGATCTCCAGCATTTCCGGCGAGATCCGGTCCTTCAGGCCATGGGCGCCGAAGGCCCCGGCGACCACGCCCAGGAGCGCCAAGATACCGCCGGTTATGGCAAAAAGTTTCTCCATTTGAACGTAGTCCTGTCCGGTCGTTTACCAGATCGGAGCCAGCCAGCCGCCGTCCACGGGCAGGGCCGTTCCAGTGATCCACTCGGCGTCGTCCGACGCGAAGAACACGCAGGCCCGGCCGATGTCCTTCGGCAGCCCCAGTCGGGGCAGGGGAGTCTTCTCCAGCGCCTCGGCGACCTGGTCTTCGGTCAGGTAGTCCTGGATGGGCGTCTCGATATAGCCCGGGCAGATCGTATTGGCGGTGATGCCGAGCGACGCCAGTTCGACCGCCGTGTCCCGCGTGAGGTTGACGACACCGGCCTTGGCCGGCGCGTACGCCGGACCGCCGCCGCCGTGAAAGGCGTGCACGGAAGCGATGTTGATGATCCGTCCCGCGCGGGATGCCTTCAGGTGCGGCACGGCGGCGCGCGTAGTCAGGAACAGGGCCCGCAGGTTCACGCCCATGATGCGGTCCCACGTTTCGATTGGGGTCGTCTGGCTGTCGCCCAGGGCGAAAATCCCCGCGTTGTTGACCAGAATGTCCAGGCCGCCAAAGGCCTCCAGCGTCCGGTCCACCAGGCGGCCCACAGCCCTTTCGTCCGACACGTCGGCCTGCACGAATAGGCCGTCGGCACCTATCTTGTTCAAGGCCTCCACGGTAGGCGACGTCACGTCCTGGTCATGGTACTTGCCAGGCTTCGGACGTTCGACGAGGTCGCAGACCACGACGCGAGCCCCTTCCCTGGCCAGTTCGATGGATATACCTCGGCCAATACCGGAACTGCCGCCCGTGACGATAGCGACCCGACTTTCGAGTTTCAAATGGTCCTCTGTTTAACCAGGTAAGCGATCTGGAGCCGTCCTGAATGGAATGTAACCAGATCGAAAAACCGAGGCAAGGCCAGTGTTTATAAATGGATTGCATTTTCTGGCACCCGCCTTAGTAATATAGACTTCACGCCCATCCCGACCCTACCGACACTTTCCACCGCAGGAGGATTCCATGAAGATCACGCACG contains:
- a CDS encoding M81 family metallopeptidase, giving the protein MRVVTGIIAHETSTFTTVETTRRNYQERYGGLRGTDILKAFRGANKPTGGFIEGAEAHGFELIPTIVAEPHPSGPTPRALFDEIVDEMLEGFRNAGPIDGVLLELHGAMVAEGIDDGEGYILSAVRDLVGDVPIVGQLDIHSNMTPLMIEQADVLIGRESYPEVDMAPRGRECADVLVRILKEGLRPTMALHQIPMAWGMNQVTAHSPMKEAIDYLHEIESRPGVVCGSIATCFPLADIPHMGASVYIVTDDDREMAQRYADELGAWLYDRRADWHYPMPSTRETLERVHEDGLYPAVLADRNDNTGGGSPGDSTAMLRTFIEAGLEDACVLYIVDPEAVDRCMDAGVGATVTLDVGGKSTPLQGQPVTMTAEVLALSDGRFRYHGPMLAGLEGTMGPSAHIRQEGIHVILVNEREQPFDTAFSESLGLDPREMRYIGVKSSAHFRAGFEPWAGAIHVVTEPGVHDAGVVAYHRLGRKLYPLDGTQG
- a CDS encoding DUF423 domain-containing protein, with the protein product MEKLFAITGGILALLGVVAGAFGAHGLKDRISPEMLEIFETAVRYQMYHAFGLLFAAWAVSRWPGAIPPAAGWSFIAGTVLFSGSLYVLSFTGIRWLGAVTPLGGVAFIVGWLLLVYGIYRA
- a CDS encoding glucose 1-dehydrogenase, with translation MKLESRVAIVTGGSSGIGRGISIELAREGARVVVCDLVERPKPGKYHDQDVTSPTVEALNKIGADGLFVQADVSDERAVGRLVDRTLEAFGGLDILVNNAGIFALGDSQTTPIETWDRIMGVNLRALFLTTRAAVPHLKASRAGRIINIASVHAFHGGGGPAYAPAKAGVVNLTRDTAVELASLGITANTICPGYIETPIQDYLTEDQVAEALEKTPLPRLGLPKDIGRACVFFASDDAEWITGTALPVDGGWLAPIW